The proteins below are encoded in one region of Microcoleus sp. AS-A8:
- a CDS encoding NACHT domain-containing protein, which produces MSQTRKPRGVRATEAGRQKLLQAKASRRNNKGKPWTYFDVATAAEVDEKTVQRFFRGEAKDRNYAIAIVQALDLDITEVVDPQDWNPPEETAEGINWREVCGKVLAQQREKQNFRRSITGRHLGHEAKNVYVKLGLVKPKEQPRRGDEFQPSADRGMLQYQLTEKEIEQEYQYDEFLEQVIEGKEKNFTIVGEPGAGKSTWLEQIALHVDNSNKGFPICISLASLGGKTLEEYLFQTWLKNALLISQCDVGITSAQKKLEELFKSGKVWLLLDGVDEMRADESPLQAIATQLEGWGDLARVVLTCRSNVWEAHPNALLNFETYRTLHFDDEQVGDFIQQWFTQEGKPELGEQLETKLDDARNDRIRDLIINPLRLAMLCGIWYCRRGDLPKTKATLYQQYIEYFYRWKQHPQLTDDLDKQEELHEALSKLALEAIDKKLPLRKKFVHKIMGKSLFQVARDVGWLNWVYKDAETGEDVYAFFHLTFQEYFAACVIDDWHFFLNHKNNNSKLFPNYKLLGTLFSPQYFDCFAAQQIGTWTNLPSHNNKNTNHLLKHNEPDYAYRIFEPQWKEVILLWLGREGDSEFEKHKEKFIRALVEFEDECMGFYSFHAYFLAAACIAEFRSCTQSDDIVAQIVEWSLGYSEDNPIGQAAMAALSETDCVRVYNYLDKLEESSKDDLDDDPSVMKKEAITLAYALLDGYNPDELWEDDFIGDNFPNQNADLSIEIEEIPADNLKAINDDINVLIELLHYRLHRATMMDAALRLVNILPNHRLRETVKDLKNCLTTEQFLESPTHGQPFAGYENKFYRFKCCYKVLLHCAQNMTYLDFYQAWILDDH; this is translated from the coding sequence ATGAGTCAAACGCGCAAACCCCGTGGTGTTCGGGCTACTGAAGCAGGACGCCAAAAACTTCTACAGGCGAAGGCTTCTAGACGCAACAATAAAGGCAAGCCTTGGACTTATTTTGACGTTGCTACAGCAGCCGAGGTAGATGAAAAAACAGTCCAACGGTTTTTTCGTGGCGAAGCTAAGGATAGGAATTATGCGATCGCAATTGTCCAAGCCTTAGATTTAGACATCACTGAGGTAGTCGATCCACAAGACTGGAACCCACCAGAAGAGACGGCTGAGGGTATCAACTGGCGCGAAGTTTGCGGCAAAGTCTTAGCACAGCAGCGAGAAAAGCAAAACTTCAGGCGATCAATCACTGGCAGACATTTGGGGCATGAGGCGAAAAATGTCTATGTGAAGCTGGGATTGGTGAAACCGAAGGAACAGCCTCGACGGGGTGATGAGTTTCAACCCTCGGCAGATCGAGGAATGTTGCAATATCAGCTAACCGAAAAAGAAATTGAGCAGGAGTATCAATATGATGAGTTTCTGGAACAGGTAATCGAAGGGAAAGAGAAAAATTTCACGATTGTTGGTGAACCTGGGGCTGGAAAAAGTACATGGTTAGAGCAGATTGCTCTCCATGTCGATAATTCAAACAAAGGCTTTCCCATCTGCATTTCTCTGGCAAGTCTGGGAGGGAAAACCCTGGAAGAATACCTATTCCAGACTTGGCTAAAGAATGCGCTGCTGATTTCTCAGTGTGATGTAGGCATTACCTCAGCACAAAAGAAGCTAGAGGAATTGTTCAAGAGTGGCAAGGTGTGGCTGCTGTTGGATGGGGTGGATGAGATGAGGGCAGATGAATCACCTCTACAGGCAATTGCTACCCAGCTAGAAGGATGGGGAGATTTGGCGCGAGTGGTGCTAACCTGTCGCTCAAATGTTTGGGAAGCTCACCCCAATGCACTACTAAATTTTGAGACATATCGCACTCTGCATTTTGATGATGAGCAGGTGGGTGATTTCATTCAACAGTGGTTTACCCAGGAAGGTAAGCCAGAATTAGGGGAACAATTAGAGACTAAGTTAGATGACGCTAGGAATGATCGCATCCGGGATTTGATTATAAATCCTTTGCGGTTGGCGATGTTGTGTGGAATTTGGTATTGCCGTCGGGGAGATTTGCCCAAGACGAAAGCCACACTTTACCAGCAATATATAGAGTATTTCTATCGGTGGAAACAACACCCACAGCTTACTGATGATTTGGATAAGCAGGAGGAGTTGCACGAAGCCTTATCGAAGTTGGCACTCGAAGCTATTGATAAGAAGTTGCCGCTACGGAAGAAATTTGTTCACAAGATAATGGGTAAATCTCTTTTTCAGGTAGCGCGTGATGTCGGTTGGCTGAATTGGGTTTACAAGGATGCTGAGACGGGTGAAGATGTCTACGCTTTCTTCCATCTCACGTTTCAGGAATATTTTGCGGCGTGTGTGATCGATGATTGGCATTTTTTCCTCAACCACAAGAACAATAACTCTAAACTGTTTCCTAATTACAAATTACTTGGAACTCTTTTTAGCCCTCAATATTTCGATTGTTTCGCAGCACAGCAAATAGGAACTTGGACAAATTTACCAAGCCATAATAATAAAAATACCAATCATTTGCTGAAACACAATGAGCCAGATTATGCATACCGCATTTTTGAACCGCAATGGAAAGAGGTGATTTTGTTATGGCTGGGGCGAGAAGGAGACAGCGAGTTTGAGAAGCACAAGGAGAAATTTATCAGGGCGCTTGTAGAGTTTGAGGATGAGTGTATGGGATTCTACTCCTTTCATGCCTATTTTCTAGCAGCCGCTTGTATTGCAGAGTTTAGGAGTTGCACCCAGAGTGATGATATTGTTGCACAGATTGTTGAGTGGAGCCTGGGTTATTCTGAGGACAATCCTATTGGACAGGCAGCTATGGCAGCACTGTCAGAGACTGACTGCGTAAGAGTATATAACTACCTAGATAAGCTGGAAGAGTCGAGTAAGGATGATTTGGATGATGATCCTAGTGTAATGAAAAAGGAAGCTATTACTTTAGCCTACGCACTTTTGGATGGCTATAACCCAGATGAGCTTTGGGAAGACGACTTTATTGGTGATAATTTTCCAAATCAAAATGCGGATTTAAGTATAGAAATAGAAGAAATTCCGGCTGACAACTTGAAAGCTATTAATGATGATATTAATGTTCTGATTGAGCTACTTCACTATAGGCTGCATCGAGCCACTATGATGGATGCTGCTTTAAGGTTGGTAAATATTCTGCCAAACCACCGATTAAGAGAAACGGTTAAAGACTTAAAGAACTGCCTAACTACAGAACAGTTCCTTGAAAGTCCAACCCACGGACAGCCTTTCGCAGGCTACGAAAATAAGTTCTATCGTTTCAAATGCTGCTATAAAGTTCTATTGCACTGCGCCCAAAACATGACCTACCTAGACTTCTATCAAGCTTGGATATTGGACGACCATTGA